Proteins found in one Ptychodera flava strain L36383 chromosome 16, AS_Pfla_20210202, whole genome shotgun sequence genomic segment:
- the LOC139152681 gene encoding fibroblast growth factor receptor 1-like yields MNGGSRLRWCLVVVFVISGSSAGMNLSQNTVNTTVGKTVKLFCNTGDTDTTNIEEVRWTKLTHPSPGTTRNGRFIAQRFVRHKGKYVDDKKFNIDDIQYLTIHDVTLTDSATFKCRVFIRYPSGIKRQGTTHVKLTVYEPFSVNLQLPSSEYVNTSTNISILSQSENFTASCEVILSRSKVNIKWYHNAILISNDDVSYMMKDIPTTSGDLFSLKSELTIQEAERNHTGQYTCHADSDFIEYSQNITFELMVLQETEVTMTTQFLEVAVKTQSITLPETTASTRREVQEYTEGNFGTSAISAPETTSISTPVVAQSSVPYQRNRTKGVKIYLIAICVILALFIISFTIIAAIQRKRRKLKKDKTENSETEAEEQVSRSLISVGPREESDNTMISIKGEKSSQYYMNYNEFSCTDDRELPRDSLSLQDNYILGRGEFCEVKMAYARFNGKWDESVRVAVKCLRENAPFEDRANFLTELAIMKSLPDRHPNVVKLVGCCTKEDPIYIILEFVPYGSLQSNLRKTRSECIYQNLHPREDLTSSDLLKLAWQIAKGMAFLSSIQCIHRDLATRNVLLGEDKTCKISDFGFARDVSGVHVYKGKSQGRLPVRWMAIESLIDYVYTTKSDVWSFGVALWEIVTLGSTPYGAFSSKEVIQKLRRGYRMPRPGHCSEDINKIMIDCWNKNPGDRPSFSDLCVRLRDIIDHSEQEHLKMEHFEDHLYVNLDASQLSASERL; encoded by the exons ATGAATGGTGGAAGTCGACTGCGTTGGTGTTTGGTTGTAGTGTTTGTGATTTCAg GGTCATCAGCAGGGATGAACTTATCACAGAATACAGTTAATACGACAGTTGGGAAGACTGTGAAACTCTTCTGTAATACAGGTGACACCGATACAACCAATATCGAAGAAGTCAGGTGGACAAAATTGACACACCCATCTCCAGGAACTACTAGAAATGGCCGGTTTATCGCACAAAGATTTGTCCGTCATAAAGGGAAGTACGTGGACGATAAAAAATTTAACATTGATGATATTCAGTACCTTACCATCCATGATGTCACTCTTACTGATAGTGCCACATTCAAATGTAGAGTTTTTATCAGATACCCATCAGGTATAAAAAGGCAAGGTACAACACATGTGAAACTGACAGTCTACG AGCCTTTTTCAGTGAATCTGCAACTACCATCGTCGGAGTATGTCAACACTAGTACCAATATTTCGATTTTGTCGCAATCAGAAAATTTCACCGCATCGTGCGAAGTAATTCTAAGCAGATCAAAGGTGAACATCAAATGGTATCACAATGCCATCCTGATTTCTAATGATGATGTTTCTTACATGATGAAGGACATACCCACAACAAGCGGAGATTTATTTAGCCTTAAAAGTGAACTGACAATCCAAGAAGCAGAACGCAATCACACTGGGCAGTATACATGTCACGCCGACAGTGATTTCATCGAATATTCACAAAACATTACGTTCGAGCTTATGGTATTACAAGAAACAG AAGTTACCATGACTACACAATTTCTGGAAGTTGCCGTGAAAACACAGAGTATAACACTACCCGAGACAACAGCGTCAACCAGAAGGGAAGTACAAg AATATACAGAGGGTAACTTCGGAACATCAGCCATATCTGCGCCAGAAACAACAAGCATATCTACACCAGTAGTCGCACAGTCATCAG TTCCATATCAAAGGAACAGAACAAAAGGCGTTAAAATTTATCTCATCGCGATATGTGTGATTCttgcattattcatcatttCCTTTACCATTATTGCCGCGATACAGAGAAAGAGAAGAAAGCTAAAG aaagacaaaacagaaaatAGCGAGACAGAAGCG GAAGAGCAAGTTTCGAGATCACTAATATCAGTTGGTCCTAGAGAAGAGTCTGATAATACAATGATAAGCATTAAAGGCGAAAAGAGCTCTCAGTACTATATGAACTataatgaattttcctgtacTGATGACCGGGAGTTGCCGAGAGACAGTCTTTCCTTGCAAGACAATTATATCCTCGGAAGAGGTGAATTTTGTGAGGTCAAGATGGCATATGCCAGATTCAACGGTAAATGGGATGAATCTGTTCGAGTCGCAGTCAAATGTCTTAGAG AAAATGCCCCGTTCGAAGACAGAGCAAATTTCCTGACAGAGCTGGCCATCATGAAGTCACTTCCTGACCGGCATCCAAATGTTGTTAAACTTGTAGGGTGCTGTACAAAAGAAG ATCCGATTTATATCATACTTGAGTTTGTACCATACGGCAGCCTGCAGAGTAACCTTCGAAAAACTCGCTCAGAATGTAtctaccaaaatttacatccaAGAGAAGATCTCACATCATCAGACCTTCTGAAATTAGCATGGCAGATTGCGAAAGGAATGGCATTTCTTTCATCTATACAG TGTATTCACCGTGACTTAGCAACGAGGAATGTGCTTCTTGGGGAAGATAAAACATGCAAGATTTCCGACTTTGGTTTTGCCCGTGACGTCAGCGGGGTACACGTATACAAGGGAAAATCCCAG GGTAGATTACCAGTTCGATGGATGGCGATAGAATCCCTCATTGACTACGTGTACACTACCAAGAGTGATGTATGGTCCTTTGGAGTTGCACTGTGGGAAATTGTAACACTCG GTTCTACCCCGTATGGAGCTTTTAGTTCAAAGGAAGTGATACAGAAACTCAGAAGGGGCTACAGAATGCCAAGACCTGGACACTGCAGTGAAGATAT AAATAAGATAATGATAGATTGTTGGAACAAGAATCCCGGCGACAGGCCGTCGTTTTCCGACCTTTGTGTAAGATTACGTGACATCATCGATCATTCAGAACAG GAACATCTTAAGATGGAGCATTTTGAAGACCATTTGTATGTCAACCTCGATGCAAGTCAACTTTCAGCCAGTGAAAGACTGTAG